ATATTCCCTTTTTTACCCCACTGCAAAGCTaaatcagtttttcaaaataaacagaCAAAGGTGGCAAATAGCAAACAAGGCCAATTACATGGCCAAACTCAAAACTCTACAGCAGAGTCGTAGGTGCAATCCTCTTGCATGGGGGTGGGTATTTCTCAGAAGCCACTGCTTGCCATGAGGATGAGACCCCACGCTGTGATCTTTTATATGCTCTGCATACTTGGCCAAAATATGCAGAAAGTTTTCTGTTCAGCCCCTAGTAAGTGCCATATTAAGGTGGTAAGAAATCTTTCTGTGTAAACTCAAAATTGAAGCTCATGGCACCTTATAAATACACCCCTGAGAAAGAACACCCCCGCATCCTACCCTGCAATTGATTCAAAAATCATTTCGTCTGGATTATCCTCAGCCTCTTCATTGTCATTGTTATCATCAGTTCTATCTGTCTCGGTTGAGAGATCCTCCGCAGTAACAGCCCCATTAGACATGCCAATTCGTGATAAATAAGCTTTATTTTCAAGGCAACCCCTTTGCCTCAACAATTCCATCAAAACTTCCTTATTTTCTTGGTCAGCTTCTTGCTCACATTGCTCAAGGAGTGACAGGACATTAGTAGGCTTTGGCTTCCAATGGTTTGACCAATCAGCCAAAACAGCTTCCTTCAAGCAAGACAAAGCCTCGGGAATCCTTCTCTCTTGAATATGCCCTTCAGCAAGAATCTCCCATGTACCTGGATTTGGCCTTCCTCCAACTTCAACCATATGGTCAAAGAAGTCCTGAGCTTCCGTCAGAAATCCTTCTCTGACATACCAACCTATGAAAAGATTCCCTATTCTAGGGTCATAAGTTGACTTAACTGACAGCCAATCCTCATAAATCTTCTTTGCCCCTTCAATATTACCTACCCTAACCAGAGAAGAGATCACAGCATGGTAACACGTATTTGGGATGCTGGGAAAAGTTAACTTGTAGACGTTCCATACTCGATAAACCTCGTCTTCTTTACCAACACTGCCATATAGACTAATAAGGTAATGATAAGGCGTTCGATTCCGGCCCACGATTCTACTTTCAAGCTTCTTTAAGCAATCCTCAGCTTTCTCATACTGCCCCAGCTTACAGTACATTGTAGCCATTGTACTGAATGTAGTCCAGTTGGCAATAATGGTTCTGTCTAATTTCATCTGTTCAAAAACCTGTTCCATCCTCTCTGCAGATCCTTGGGATCCACGAGATGATAACCATATATTGTAGGAGTATGGATCTAGCTGTATGTTTTTCTCCATCATCTCTGAGATCATTAACTCCACTTTATCATGCTCTTTTAGGTGCATATAAAGAGTCATCATCACATTGAATGGAAGAGATGTCATGGCATAACCtttatttctaattttattcATTAACAATTCGGCCTTTTCCCTCATTCTAGCCCGTACATACACATTTAAAAGAGCTCCATATATTCTTTTATCCTTCAACCTGTCAGGTAGCCTGATGAAGTAATCTTCAGCACTTGGAATTCCGTGCACTTTAGCAATTAGATCTAGTTGAATTGCAGTGTCGCTGGTGGATACTCTAAACCTTTCTTCTCTGTTATTCATCCAGTCATACACCTGCAGAATGTTTCATCTGTTATGGCTAATAATGATGCTTTGGCATTAAAAATGAATGATAGCTTCAAAATCAAATAATCTGATAAAAAAGGTTGCTTCAACAGCGGTTGTTGCATAAGCCTCATAATTCCATGAAAAAAGTAACTGAAATGCTTAACAATGGTAATCAAACCACTGGTCACAGTAAATTTAGGCCCTTGGTGAACCAAGAAATAATGTGGATTGCGAGATCTGGAACAATTGACATCAACCCTACGCCCACAACATCATGATAAAAACTAACAAATGTCAAATACTTGGGGGTTCCTTCAATCTTTATCTCATAGTGTGCCATGGATGTAATGTAAGCTTTCATTCCTATTCTTTTTATTCTCCTTTCACCATGCTCTATTGTTTATCATCTCATGGGGGTAAAGTTAGTTCCTAAATCACTCAATCTCAGGACCTCAATGACTCTTTCGAACATCAATACAGACAATATCAAATTCTGGGCTCACATAAACACATGTAAGCAAAGAAACAGACCCCTATCTATGTCAAGGTCAAATGTCACACAACTTTACATTCAAGAGGAAGAAATTAGAGTATTGGCATTGTGtggatttaaaatatatatatatatatatatatatatatatatatgattttgagTTTTTGTTGAATTTCATATAAATCCAAAAGCCAAAACTCAAACCCAATGCTCTCAAGCACAGTACAaatgtttttaaattatttaatccTTTGCCTAATTGCTCAGGTCAGCAGGACAGAGAAATGATACTAAAAACTAGATTATGCTCAGCATAATTGGAAGTTATAAAGTTTTTAAATGAGTTTCCTTTGGTTTTAGCTGGCTTGTAACATAATGGGCTCTAACCGCTCTATAGACACCAAGATAAATTTTCATATACTTTGTTTTTTTCCAATACATTACAACAACATATAGTTTAGAAGAATTATGTAATATCAAATTTCTATTTTCACTCTTTAATGCTTGTGAATCTTACCAAATGCAATAATACGCTATCATTTTCCttctataaaagaaaaaaattagtgGTATGTTGAGAAAATGTGGGTTTTGGATTCTACAGGTGATTCTTGTTGTAAATCCTTCTTTTTTCACCTTATAAGGTCTAATGCGCTTTTTTCACTTAATTGTTGTATTTGGAAGGCCGAAGTCCTAAGACTAAAACATTTGCTTGGTTGATGGTCATTAATAGAGTTGACACCAAAATAATGCCACTGAGCAGGAGGCCTTCAAAAGGCATTTTGGCCTTCTCTTTTTTTTGGATAGTAACAGTTTGGAGACAGTTACTCATTTAATTCTGCACTGTTCATTTACTTGGAGCACAACAATAGATTGTTAGGCTTATTTGATGAGGACTGGGTGTGTCCAATGATGGTGGAAGTGCAATTTCCTATTGGGTATTTCTATCACAGGATTTGGGGGTAAGGAAGTTGTTAGTTTGTGGCGTGAATTCTTTGCTATAATGTGACATTTGGTCACATCGGAATGCGCATGCCTTCTCTGGAAAGATATTGTCATTTCCTTTGCTTTGGAATAAGATATGGTTTTTGGCATCTCATTGGGCTTTTAGTGTAGCCATTTTTAAGGGTACTTGATTTTAGgatgttatgggagattgaaaGGCTTTGAAAGGTTCCCTCTGAAGGTTAACTCCCTGTCATAAGCTGATCAAAAGCAAATATGGGACCCAATGTAACGGGTGGTATACGAGAGGAGTGGTATCGTCTCTCATGTGTGTACCTCAAAATTTGTGTCTCAGGTGGCTAGTTAGTTCTTTCATCTCGACTGTTTCAATGTGGGTAACAGTCATAGGGTTCGTTTCTGGGAGGATGTGTGGATGGGTGAGACTTTGTTTTGAGCTGAAGGTGCCATGAATATTTAAACTTTATTCTTTACATAAAGCACCCATAAGCTCATCCATTTCTTTTGAAAATAGAAAAGAGGGTGGGGGAGTGGGTGGGGGTGGTGGGGTGTTCCCTCTTCATGGGATTTCCACTATTTTAagaatctcaatgaaagagaggttaATGAGCCCACTGCTCTATTTTCCTTGTTGGACCACTATATTCCTTCCAATAGGGCGGATGGGAGAATGTGACAGGGTGATTCTTCAAGTATGTTCACTTcaacatattttttttctctcaccTAATTAAAATTTCATCCCCTAACCTTTTCCCTTAGAGCCACATCCTTCAGAGCACTAAGGTCCCGAGAAGATTCAAACCTTTGTTTGGACCCCAATCTAGGATAGGATTAATACACATGATCTGCTAGAGAGAAAAAGGCCCTACAAGGCTCTCGATCCCGACATATGTAACATATGTCGCGAATGCAATGGAAAACTCTTTGTGCATTGCAGGGTGGCAGTGTAGCTTTGGAGCGCTTTTTTCTTCACAAGTGAAGGATGGGCCACTGCAGAATGTGGGAGAGTTTCTGCGGGTAGGTATAGGGGCTTTGGTAAAATTAGAAATTGTAGAGCACTTTGGAGTGTGGTAGTTTTTGCCATTCTTTGGACCTTATGGATTCAGAGGAATGCTAGGATTTTGAAAGGTTGCACAACCTCCTCACGACTTTTGTGGGATAAAGTCATCTTGCTCGCTTCCTCTgggtgtctttttttttttccccagcaaaagaagaagatttcaTTAAGAGATTAGCAATGTACAAAAAGGAGAGTACAACATCCTCCTAGAAGGAAacagaagaaaggaaaaaaacaaaaaagacaaATCATGTCATTAGACAAAGCCATTCCCATTGAATATCTGAAAAGCTCACTCCTTTAAAGCACCTAGAGCCAACACACCAAAGCAAAGCCGAGTAGTGAATCTTCTCCCAAATCAGCAAAAAATTCAGCTTTTTCCCTGAAAAAATATGCGTTACATTTAAACTCAGCAAGCAAACAAATTGATGAGGGTCTTATTAATGGTTTGGGTCAAGGGTTAAATAATTGATAAGGAGATGAAGGAGTCATCCTCCTtgttagtcttgttgaataattgtTGACTCATTTGAAGCTGATAGCCGGTCATGGTCTTTGGATCCCTTGGGGTTTTATTCCTGCAAATCTTATTGTGAGCTCTTGAATA
This region of Malania oleifera isolate guangnan ecotype guangnan chromosome 10, ASM2987363v1, whole genome shotgun sequence genomic DNA includes:
- the LOC131165721 gene encoding pentatricopeptide repeat-containing protein At1g02150; translation: MLLQPSSLHQHVSLSSTLSYSRSLPSGFRSISLFRVVRHQNTAITCSISRVRSYGTMDYERRSMVKWNAIFRRISLKEGPEKGAAAVLNQYEKEGRSLNKWELSRIVKELRKFKKFKLALEVYDWMNNREERFRVSTSDTAIQLDLIAKVHGIPSAEDYFIRLPDRLKDKRIYGALLNVYVRARMREKAELLMNKIRNKGYAMTSLPFNVMMTLYMHLKEHDKVELMISEMMEKNIQLDPYSYNIWLSSRGSQGSAERMEQVFEQMKLDRTIIANWTTFSTMATMYCKLGQYEKAEDCLKKLESRIVGRNRTPYHYLISLYGSVGKEDEVYRVWNVYKLTFPSIPNTCYHAVISSLVRVGNIEGAKKIYEDWLSVKSTYDPRIGNLFIGWYVREGFLTEAQDFFDHMVEVGGRPNPGTWEILAEGHIQERRIPEALSCLKEAVLADWSNHWKPKPTNVLSLLEQCEQEADQENKEVLMELLRQRGCLENKAYLSRIGMSNGAVTAEDLSTETDRTDDNNDNEEAEDNPDEMIFESIAG